Within the Polymorphobacter megasporae genome, the region ATTGGGGAGTGACGATGACTCTAGCTGCATCGGTTGTTCGAGACGACACGGCTCAGGCTCCGCACGCCACCTTCGATCGTCTCAACCCCGTCGATGGCAGCGTCGCGACGACGATGCCGGCGGCGACGGTCGCCGATGCCAATGCTGCCGCCGACGCGGCAGCGGGCGCGTTCGCCGCATGGTCGGTCGTCGGCCCCAACGCCCGCCGTGCGCTGCTGATGAAGGCCGCGACGTCGCTCGAAGCACGTGCGCCGCAGTTCGTCGACGCGATGATGGGCGAGATCGGCGCGACCGAGGGCTGGGCGCGGTTCAACCTCGCGCTCGCCGCCGGCATGATCCGCGAAGCGGCGGCGCTGACGACCCAGATTTCGGGCGAGGTCATCCCGTCGGACAAGCCCGGCTGCATCGCCATGGCGCTCCGCGAACCGGTCGGGGTCGTCCTCGGCATCGCGCCGTGGAATGCGCCGATCATCCTCGGCGTCCGCGCGATCGCGGTCCCGCTCGCCTGCGGCAACACCGTCGTCCTCAAGGCGAGCGAACAGTGCCCGCGCACCCATAGCCTGATCGTCGAGGCGTTCGTCGAGGCGGGGCTGCCCGACGGCGCCGTCGGCATCGTCACCAACGCCCCCGCCGACGCCGCCGGGATCGTCGGCGCGCTGATCGACCATCCCGCGGTCCGGCGGATCAACTTCACCGGCTCGACCGCCGTCGGGAAGATCATCGCCGTGCGCGCCGCGCAGCAGCTCAAGCCCTGCCTCCTCGAACTCGGCGGCAAGGCCCCGCTGATCGTCCTCGACGACGCCGACCTCGACGAGGCGGTCAAGGCGGCGGCGTTCGGCGCGTTCATGAACTCGGGCCAGATCTGCATGTCGACCGAGCGGATCATCGTCGTCGACGCGGTCGCCGACGACTTCGTCGCACGGTTCAAGGCCAAGGTCGCGACGATGGCGGTCGGCGATCCGCGCGAGGGCAAGGCCCCGCTCGGCGCGGTGGTCGACCGCAAGACTGTTGACCATGTCGCGGGGTTGATCGACGACGCCGTCGCTGCCGGTGCAACGCTGGTCATCGGCGGCGCGAGCGATGGCGTCCTGATGCCCGCGCATGTCGTCGACCGGGTCACCCCGGCGATGGCGCTGTTCCGCGACGAAAGCTTCGGCCCGGTCGTCGGCATCACCCGCGCCAAGGACGAGGCCGAGGCGATCGTCCTCGCGAACGACACCGAATACGGCCTGTCGGCAGCGGTCTTCACCCGGGACACCGCGCGCGGACTTCGTGTTGCCCGCCAGATCAAGTCGGGGATCTGCCACGTCAACGGCGCGACCGTCCACGACGAGGCGCAGATGCCGTTCGGCGGGACCAAGGCGTCGGGCTATGGCCGCTTCGGCGGTAAAGCCGGGATCGACAGCTTCACCGAACTGCGCTGGATCACGATCGAGACGCAGCCCGGACATTATCCGATCTGACCGATCGCAATCGACAACAGGGAAACGCCATGACCGAGACCAGCAACACCGGAACCGTCACGTACGACGTCGTCGATCGCATCGCCTGGGTCCGCTTCAACCGCCCCGACAAGCGCAACTGCATGTCGCCGACGCTCAACCGCGACATGATGGCGGTGCTCGCCGAAGTCGAATTCCGCGACGACGTCGGGGTGCTCGTCCTGTCGGGCGAGGGTACCGCATGGTCGGCCGGGATGGATCTCAAGGAATATTTCCGCGAGACCGAGGCGAAGGGGCTCGGCGCGACGCGCGACGCGCAGCGCGAGGCCTATGGCTGGTGGCGCCGCCTGCGCTGGTACCAGAAGCCGACGATCGCGATGGTCAACGGCTGGTGCTTCGGCGGCGGCTATGGCCCGTTGTTCGCGTGCGACCTCGCCTTCGCCGCCGAAGAAGCGCAATTCGGCCTGTCCGAGATCAACTGGGGTATTCTCCCCGGCGGCGGCGCGACCA harbors:
- a CDS encoding aldehyde dehydrogenase — protein: MTLAASVVRDDTAQAPHATFDRLNPVDGSVATTMPAATVADANAAADAAAGAFAAWSVVGPNARRALLMKAATSLEARAPQFVDAMMGEIGATEGWARFNLALAAGMIREAAALTTQISGEVIPSDKPGCIAMALREPVGVVLGIAPWNAPIILGVRAIAVPLACGNTVVLKASEQCPRTHSLIVEAFVEAGLPDGAVGIVTNAPADAAGIVGALIDHPAVRRINFTGSTAVGKIIAVRAAQQLKPCLLELGGKAPLIVLDDADLDEAVKAAAFGAFMNSGQICMSTERIIVVDAVADDFVARFKAKVATMAVGDPREGKAPLGAVVDRKTVDHVAGLIDDAVAAGATLVIGGASDGVLMPAHVVDRVTPAMALFRDESFGPVVGITRAKDEAEAIVLANDTEYGLSAAVFTRDTARGLRVARQIKSGICHVNGATVHDEAQMPFGGTKASGYGRFGGKAGIDSFTELRWITIETQPGHYPI
- a CDS encoding p-hydroxycinnamoyl CoA hydratase/lyase; this translates as MTETSNTGTVTYDVVDRIAWVRFNRPDKRNCMSPTLNRDMMAVLAEVEFRDDVGVLVLSGEGTAWSAGMDLKEYFRETEAKGLGATRDAQREAYGWWRRLRWYQKPTIAMVNGWCFGGGYGPLFACDLAFAAEEAQFGLSEINWGILPGGGATKVATELMPFRKAMYHAMMGENVDGKTAAEWGLVNEALPLAALKDRVAEVAGVLLKKNPVALKATKDAVRRIGVLSYDDAEDYLIRAQEAANSYDNHGRKEGIKQFIDDKTFKPGLGAYDTSKQRA